A section of the Acropora muricata isolate sample 2 chromosome 4, ASM3666990v1, whole genome shotgun sequence genome encodes:
- the LOC136915172 gene encoding uncharacterized protein has protein sequence MEPVSSPESTPLSFMPNFSLNQESDADKDSFVASTSSVNCFADVVVSQNYSDISRNVTLGGGGGSTFAVSSSGTLTCPVAVLNNSAAVVAVPESQLFTVPQPHPVDVIQHESDMPTDENVSSMVPNVNDVHVTLSINVDPNSASLNGGGVLTDATQTASTTTTDSKKRKGGWPKGKKRKKEFGDLNKPKAPITGYVRFINSRRAEVKQQHPHLTFPEITKLLGAEWSNLLQEEKQKYLDEAEEDKKRYIEELKIYQQSEQYQAFMKRQSAKKIKGIVGVDSAEELPSNLLLGEQMVDDTNELFCRVCNQFFSSMHNKKEHLFGKQHLLMLTEEFEREAEQNANGTEKSLNDSSDLVVADAVQVDHGSALLLNKNESVMSITQFTEKFLEQNLNRELELRELRKMVLFSQAENHSLNDEMEELKSLLQKAEDDLGSVKAYGASLTAQLNSLRMVPTLFGVINF, from the exons ATGGAGCCTGTAAGTTCCCCAGAGTCTACACCATTGAGTTTTATGccgaatttttctttaaacCAAGAATCTGACGCAGATAAAGACAGCTTTGTAGCATCTACATCTTCAGTCAATTGTTTTGCGGACGTGGTCGTTTCTCAGAATTATTCCGACATTTCAAG GAATGTTACTCTAGGAGGTGGTGGAGGTTCAACATTTGCTGTTAGTTCAAGTGGTACCCTCACCTGTCCTG ttgccgTGCTCAATAATTCAGCTGCTGTCGTAGCAGTTCCTGAAAGCCAGTTATTTACTGTTCCGCAACCCCACCCAGTTGACGTCATTCAGCATGAATCAGACATGCCAACTGATGAGAATGTGTCAAGCATGGTACCAAATGTCAATGATGTGCATGTTACCCTGTCAATCAATGTTGATCCTAACTCAGCCAGTTTGAATGGAGGAGGGGTACTTACTGATGCAACGCAGACAGCATCCACTACTACAACAGATTCAAAG AAGCGAAAAGGTGGCTGGCCAAAAGGCAAAAAACGCAAGAAAGAATTTGGAGATTTGAACAAACCCAAGGCCCCAATTACTGG ATACGTGAGATTCATTAACAGTCGCAGAGCCGAAGTGAAGCAGCAGCATCCGCATTTGACATTCCCAGAAATCACAAAGCTCCTGGGAGCTGAATGGAGTAACCTTctacaagaagaaaaacag AAATACTTGGATGAGGCTGAAGAGGATAAGAAGCGCTATATAGAAGAACTGAAAATATATCAACAGTCTGAGCAATACCAGGCATTCATGAAGCGACAGAGTGCCAAGAAGATAAAAGGCATTGTGG GAGTGGATTCAGCAGAAGAACTGCCTTCAAACTTGCTTTTGGGTGAACAAATG GTAGACGACACGAACGAGTTGTTTTGCCGGGTCTGCAACCAGTTTTTCAGCTCAATGCACAACAAGAAGGAACATCTCTTTGGAAAGCAGCACCTCCTGATGTTGACTGAAGAGTTTGAACGCGAAGCAGAACAAAATGCCAACGGCACTGAGAAATCTCTCAACGACTCGTCCGACCTCGTAGTTGCCGACGCAGTGCAGGTGGATCATGGTTCTGCTCTGCTATTAAACAAAAATGAATCTGTGATGTCCATTACACAGTTCACCGAGAAGTTCTTGGAACAGAACCTAA ATCGCGAACTCGAACTTCGAGAACTGAGAAAAATGGTTCTGTTCTCTCAAGCTGAGAACCATTCTCTTAATGATGAAATGGAAGAGCTAAAG TCTCTGCTTCAAAAAGCGGAGGACGATTTGGGATCTGTAAAAGCCTACGGTGCGTCGCTCACTGCGCAGTTGAACAGTTTGAGAATGGTGCCAACTTTGTTTGGGGTGATCAACTTCTAG